The following proteins are co-located in the Spirosoma montaniterrae genome:
- the msrA gene encoding peptide-methionine (S)-S-oxide reductase MsrA, with protein MKALTSLLLVFVLVAGCRQQTSQATTEKDTRPAKLPALQPGEAVATFAAGCFWCIEEEFELLRGVREVVSGYSGGDLENPTYEQVGTDQTGHAEAVQIYYDPKIIPFDTLLTAFFAGHDATSLNRQGPDIGTQYRSIAFYRTPAEKEAINAAIKRETASGRHQRPIVTEVVPFKAFYPAEVYHQGYYRLHPNELYVQTVSKPKVEHFKERMSAWLKE; from the coding sequence ATGAAAGCACTTACATCTTTGCTGTTGGTTTTTGTTCTGGTGGCGGGCTGCCGGCAACAAACCAGCCAGGCAACTACCGAGAAAGATACACGCCCGGCCAAACTCCCTGCGTTGCAGCCGGGCGAAGCCGTAGCCACGTTTGCCGCCGGGTGTTTCTGGTGCATCGAAGAAGAATTTGAACTGCTGCGGGGTGTGCGCGAAGTGGTGTCAGGGTATTCGGGCGGTGATCTTGAAAACCCAACCTACGAGCAGGTTGGCACCGATCAGACCGGCCACGCCGAAGCTGTACAGATTTACTACGACCCCAAAATTATTCCGTTCGATACGCTGCTGACGGCGTTTTTTGCGGGCCACGATGCTACGTCACTCAACCGGCAAGGCCCCGACATTGGCACACAATACCGCTCGATAGCCTTTTACCGAACCCCCGCCGAAAAGGAAGCCATCAACGCAGCCATCAAACGCGAAACGGCGTCGGGTCGGCACCAGCGGCCTATTGTTACGGAGGTCGTGCCGTTCAAAGCCTTTTACCCCGCCGAAGTCTACCATCAGGGTTATTACCGGCTGCATCCGAACGAGTTATACGTGCAGACCGTCTCGAAGCCGAAAGTCGAACATTTCAAAGAACGCATGAGCGCGTGGCTGAAAGAGTGA
- a CDS encoding sensor histidine kinase → MTIRTRLTLLFVLLVASIMLLFTVSIYYLYDQFRQQEFQQRLEEKAVTTVRLREDVGEIPQDDLPVLADEQVTVYNQQGQVLYDYKNQRPQFLISTDFLRNITADRVSYLRRGDVEAVGVFYQRPGTEPLYIVASANDRYGLSKLDRLREILFFGWLLSLFIVGLAGYLFATDALRPVTELISQANAISATNIHKRMSVGRQRDELADLARTFNALLARLEDAFIVQKSFVSHASHELRTPLTVMMGQIEVTRLHPRSGSEYEVAFDALLDEVKSMIRLVNGLLELAHISSDGTTFHRLPVRIDELLWQAQSQLMQKNKAYGISIDFDELPDQEDDLVVLGEESLLQTAFQNLMENACKYSADRSVLVRIRIETGQIHLTISDHGYGISADALPHIFEPFYRADSTATTEGHGIGLALTQRIIDLHRGKISVQSVINEGTTFQITLPTYSASSTVPNNADSVSITS, encoded by the coding sequence ATGACTATTCGCACCCGACTAACGCTCCTTTTTGTATTGCTGGTAGCGTCAATTATGCTCCTGTTTACGGTTTCGATCTATTATCTCTACGATCAGTTTCGGCAACAGGAGTTTCAGCAACGACTTGAAGAAAAAGCGGTTACGACGGTGCGTTTACGCGAAGATGTAGGCGAAATACCCCAGGATGATCTGCCTGTACTGGCCGATGAGCAGGTAACAGTATATAACCAGCAGGGGCAGGTGCTGTATGACTATAAAAATCAACGACCTCAATTTCTGATTTCTACCGATTTCCTACGCAATATTACGGCTGACCGCGTTTCTTACCTGCGAAGGGGCGATGTTGAAGCGGTGGGTGTGTTCTATCAACGACCCGGTACCGAACCGCTTTATATAGTAGCATCGGCCAATGACCGGTATGGTTTGTCGAAGCTCGACCGCCTGCGCGAAATTCTATTTTTCGGCTGGCTTCTGAGCCTATTTATCGTTGGCTTAGCCGGTTATCTTTTCGCTACCGACGCGCTGCGCCCCGTTACCGAGCTGATTAGTCAGGCCAATGCTATTTCGGCCACCAACATTCATAAACGCATGAGTGTGGGTCGTCAACGCGATGAACTGGCCGATCTGGCCCGCACGTTCAATGCGTTGCTGGCCCGACTCGAAGACGCGTTTATCGTTCAGAAAAGTTTTGTTTCTCACGCATCGCACGAATTGCGGACACCGCTAACCGTGATGATGGGGCAGATTGAAGTGACCCGTCTGCATCCGCGCTCTGGCAGCGAATATGAGGTGGCATTCGATGCGCTGCTCGATGAAGTGAAAAGCATGATCCGGCTCGTAAATGGGCTGCTCGAACTGGCCCACATTAGTTCAGACGGAACCACGTTTCATCGGCTGCCCGTTCGAATCGATGAATTACTGTGGCAGGCGCAAAGTCAGCTCATGCAGAAAAACAAAGCTTATGGTATCAGCATCGACTTTGATGAACTACCAGATCAGGAAGATGATCTGGTAGTTTTAGGCGAAGAATCGCTCTTACAAACAGCCTTTCAGAACCTTATGGAAAACGCCTGCAAATACTCGGCAGACCGCAGCGTGTTGGTTCGGATTCGGATAGAAACGGGGCAGATTCACCTCACCATAAGCGATCACGGATATGGTATTTCTGCCGACGCCCTGCCCCACATTTTCGAGCCGTTTTACCGGGCCGACTCTACTGCTACTACGGAAGGCCACGGCATTGGACTGGCTCTGACCCAGCGCATTATCGATCTGCACCGGGGTAAAATCAGCGTTCAATCGGTCATCAACGAAGGCACTACGTTCCAAATCACGCTGCCAACGTATTCAGCGTCTTCAACCGTACCCAATAACGCCGACTCGGTGTCTATCACGTCCTGA
- a CDS encoding GntR family transcriptional regulator has product MDFRDKQAIYLQIAEHVSEQVLLSRWPVGDKIPSVRELGSELEVNPNTVMRSYEFLSQKGVISSKRGMGYFVTDDAPDKIKAYRREQFLETDLPVFFKNLYLLGIDLTEIETRYNQFIATHYQPQP; this is encoded by the coding sequence ATGGATTTTCGCGACAAACAAGCCATATATCTGCAAATTGCCGAACACGTCAGCGAACAGGTGCTGCTGAGCCGCTGGCCCGTGGGCGACAAAATTCCGTCGGTGCGCGAACTGGGCAGCGAGCTGGAAGTGAACCCCAATACGGTGATGCGCTCTTACGAGTTCCTGAGCCAGAAAGGCGTGATTAGCAGCAAACGCGGCATGGGCTATTTCGTGACCGACGACGCGCCCGATAAAATCAAAGCCTACCGACGCGAGCAGTTTCTGGAAACCGACCTGCCCGTATTTTTCAAAAATCTCTACCTGTTGGGCATCGACCTAACCGAGATTGAAACCCGCTATAACCAGTTTATTGCCACGCATTACCAGCCCCAACCATGA
- a CDS encoding carboxypeptidase regulatory-like domain-containing protein, with the protein MGGQLPSSTNYLIDGASARNNLTSGQLGNGPFALSLEAIREFEIVANEYDVTKGRQGGGTVSAVTKSGTNTITGTVFTYYNADGLSSPRDIRGNVRTVDFSRFQYGFSLGGPIIKDKLHYFVALDRQTESAPFYIADIRQDADANALGISKAVLDSVITIGRQKYGLSNAQQVGEFNRETVANTLFTRLDWQINAKNTLTLRNNFSNWNNPNSVNDNSAINLFEVFSNFKSLENSTLLSLRSTFKSTLVNELKIQYQHATRNYETNSLLPSANIPRAIVTVRSLLPNGRTGTTSVQLGGQRFTPERNTENQLQLVNTLYWNRGRYNFTFGTDNTLTYLDTYISNEQNGRFVFNSLREFDDLNPSRYAREVPIDGIPSVQQYVLNASLFGQVAFNPHPDLAVQAGLRWDLTSYLTKGDYNPVVDRELGLRTDANPTDWNNFQPRLQLTWNPGGKNRDIFRLGGGVFSAYVINYAQVNNIQNSGTKVASIDVTRPANASQPNLVPRPDFVSYRTDPNTAPGIPAGANFVSTINLNDPNFQVPTIYKANLSYSRFFGDNIRLGANLLYSRTVNNYVYLDRNLVDQPYFTLSNEANRGVFVPANTIATNSGQTNNVLGRKTQAVGRTLILTNGARLQTLTFVFDGEIRLPRNGSLAFSYTWNDAQDNTSYNGNVANTSTFRPIKSDPRSLSEINYSDNHFRHKLVAFGSTPAVGGVVLSVRFTGLGGTRYSLLVDGDINGDFVGGPGNDNDLAFIFNPNSLEVAQTVRTSMQRVLDNPDNRAADFIRNSIGTISDRNGGENPFAGTFDVRLAKSIKTFGTQRLEVSVDVFNFANLLGQTLDGVTFRGEKLPPAGTGAETSTSTTRRCWCQRALIQPRASMPIVSTKT; encoded by the coding sequence GTGGGCGGCCAGCTTCCATCATCGACCAACTACCTGATCGACGGAGCCAGTGCGCGTAATAACCTGACCAGCGGACAGTTGGGTAATGGCCCGTTTGCCCTGTCGCTCGAAGCCATCCGTGAATTCGAGATTGTTGCCAATGAATACGACGTTACAAAAGGGCGTCAGGGGGGCGGCACGGTCAGCGCGGTAACTAAATCGGGGACCAACACCATCACCGGAACGGTTTTTACCTACTATAACGCTGACGGGCTGTCCAGCCCACGCGACATTCGGGGTAATGTCAGAACGGTTGATTTCAGCCGGTTTCAGTACGGCTTTAGTTTGGGCGGGCCAATTATTAAAGACAAACTACACTACTTCGTGGCTCTTGACCGGCAAACCGAATCGGCTCCATTCTACATCGCCGACATTCGACAGGATGCCGACGCCAACGCGTTGGGTATCAGCAAGGCCGTGCTCGACAGCGTCATTACCATCGGTCGGCAGAAATATGGTCTGAGCAACGCGCAGCAGGTGGGTGAATTCAACCGGGAAACGGTTGCCAACACGCTCTTTACCCGGCTCGACTGGCAGATCAACGCCAAAAATACGCTGACCCTGCGCAACAATTTCAGCAACTGGAATAACCCCAACAGCGTTAACGACAACTCGGCCATTAACCTCTTTGAGGTGTTCAGTAATTTCAAATCGCTGGAGAACAGTACGTTGCTTTCGTTGCGGTCAACCTTCAAATCAACGCTCGTCAACGAGTTGAAGATTCAGTACCAGCACGCCACCCGAAACTACGAAACAAACAGCCTGCTGCCATCGGCCAACATTCCGCGAGCCATTGTTACGGTGCGGTCGCTACTGCCCAACGGACGTACCGGCACTACGTCGGTACAGCTTGGCGGTCAGCGGTTTACGCCGGAGCGTAACACAGAAAACCAGCTTCAGTTGGTGAATACGCTGTACTGGAACCGGGGGCGGTACAACTTCACGTTTGGCACCGATAATACGCTAACCTATCTGGATACCTATATCTCGAACGAGCAGAATGGCCGGTTTGTCTTTAACAGCCTTCGGGAGTTCGACGATCTGAATCCGTCGCGTTATGCCCGTGAAGTACCCATCGACGGTATCCCGTCGGTGCAGCAATACGTGCTGAATGCGTCGCTGTTTGGGCAGGTGGCGTTTAACCCACATCCCGACCTGGCCGTGCAGGCAGGGCTGCGCTGGGACCTCACGAGCTACCTGACCAAAGGCGATTATAATCCCGTAGTCGACCGTGAACTGGGCCTGCGGACGGATGCCAACCCAACCGACTGGAATAACTTTCAGCCCCGTTTGCAACTGACCTGGAATCCTGGCGGCAAAAACCGGGACATCTTCCGGCTGGGGGGCGGTGTTTTCTCGGCCTACGTCATCAACTACGCTCAGGTGAACAACATCCAGAACAGCGGCACCAAAGTGGCCTCTATCGACGTGACCCGACCCGCCAACGCCAGTCAGCCGAACCTCGTGCCGCGCCCCGACTTTGTGTCGTACCGCACCGATCCGAACACCGCGCCGGGCATACCTGCTGGCGCTAATTTCGTCTCGACCATTAACCTCAACGACCCGAATTTTCAGGTGCCAACCATCTACAAAGCCAACCTGTCGTACAGTCGTTTCTTCGGCGACAACATACGGCTTGGGGCTAACCTGCTTTACTCGCGAACGGTCAATAACTACGTGTATTTAGATCGCAATCTGGTCGATCAACCCTACTTTACGCTCAGTAACGAAGCCAACCGGGGCGTGTTTGTGCCAGCCAATACCATTGCTACCAACAGCGGACAAACCAATAACGTACTGGGGCGCAAAACGCAGGCTGTGGGTCGAACGCTGATTCTGACCAACGGAGCCAGACTTCAGACGCTGACGTTTGTATTCGACGGCGAAATTCGACTGCCCCGCAACGGCTCGCTGGCCTTCAGCTACACCTGGAACGATGCGCAGGACAATACCTCCTACAACGGGAATGTGGCTAATACGTCAACGTTTCGACCCATCAAAAGTGACCCGCGCAGCCTGAGTGAGATCAACTATTCCGATAATCACTTCCGGCATAAGCTGGTGGCTTTTGGCTCAACGCCTGCCGTTGGCGGGGTGGTGCTGAGCGTTCGGTTTACGGGGCTGGGCGGAACCCGTTACTCCCTGCTGGTCGATGGCGATATCAACGGCGATTTTGTGGGAGGCCCCGGCAACGACAACGACCTGGCGTTTATTTTCAACCCCAACAGCCTGGAGGTAGCGCAAACGGTTCGGACGTCGATGCAGCGCGTGCTGGATAACCCCGACAACCGGGCCGCCGATTTTATCCGCAACAGCATTGGCACCATCTCAGACCGGAACGGGGGCGAAAATCCATTCGCCGGCACGTTCGACGTGCGGCTCGCCAAATCGATCAAAACCTTTGGAACGCAGCGGCTGGAGGTTAGCGTAGACGTGTTCAATTTTGCCAACCTGCTGGGCCAAACGCTCGATGGCGTAACGTTTCGGGGGGAGAAGCTACCTCCCGCCGGAACTGGGGCGGAAACTTCAACCTCAACAACCAGACGCTGCTGGTGCCAACGGGCTTTAATCCAACCACGCGCCAGTATGCCTATCGTGTCAACGAAAACGTAG
- a CDS encoding tRNA-(ms[2]io[6]A)-hydroxylase has protein sequence MSLTTLGLELPTDPRWVNIAEMNIGDILIDHAYCEQKAASSCISLIVSYSDKEELVETLTPVVAEEWGHFQRVLKELRKRNIPLGRQRKDEYVNQLRSRLRRSTGDQNEQLMDNLLINALIEARSCERFKLLSEHIADEGLQKFYRELMISEAGHYRNFIELAETYLPAERVRQRWKEFLAVEADIIASLDLRGDRMH, from the coding sequence ATGTCATTAACCACCCTCGGTCTCGAACTACCCACCGACCCGCGCTGGGTGAACATCGCCGAAATGAACATTGGCGACATTCTGATCGACCATGCGTATTGCGAACAAAAAGCCGCATCGTCGTGTATCTCGCTCATTGTCAGTTATTCCGACAAAGAAGAATTAGTTGAAACCCTTACGCCCGTGGTGGCCGAAGAGTGGGGGCATTTTCAGCGGGTGCTCAAGGAACTACGTAAGCGCAATATTCCGCTTGGTCGGCAGCGGAAAGATGAATACGTGAATCAGTTGCGGAGCCGCCTGCGCCGGTCAACGGGTGATCAGAACGAGCAACTGATGGATAACCTGCTCATCAACGCGCTCATCGAAGCCCGAAGCTGCGAACGGTTTAAACTACTGTCGGAACACATTGCCGACGAAGGGCTACAAAAATTTTACCGCGAACTGATGATTTCGGAAGCGGGTCACTACCGCAATTTCATTGAACTGGCCGAAACCTATCTACCCGCCGAGCGCGTTCGCCAACGCTGGAAAGAGTTTCTGGCCGTTGAAGCCGACATCATCGCCAGCCTCGACCTCCGGGGCGACCGGATGCACTAA
- a CDS encoding carboxypeptidase regulatory-like domain-containing protein has protein sequence MRHNFIQFIGLLVLIAGMLSMPLTLFGQATDATIAGLVKDAAGSPLPGATVTIKNESTGFRTGTQTGVDGRFSIKQLPLGGPYTVTFSFIGFTNQTRTGYQLNQADLVSINVTLAESDQNLQEVVVKETGLKSRIDRLGATTAITADNIAKLPVFNRSFTNLIALSPSVTASAWAASFHHRPTT, from the coding sequence ATGAGACATAACTTTATTCAATTCATCGGTTTGCTGGTACTGATTGCCGGTATGCTGTCGATGCCGCTGACACTGTTTGGGCAAGCTACCGATGCCACCATTGCCGGTTTGGTTAAAGACGCTGCCGGGAGTCCGCTGCCCGGTGCTACCGTTACCATCAAAAACGAATCGACGGGTTTCCGCACGGGTACGCAGACGGGCGTAGATGGCCGGTTTTCTATCAAGCAATTGCCGTTGGGTGGCCCGTACACCGTTACATTTTCATTCATCGGCTTCACGAACCAGACGCGCACGGGCTACCAGCTCAATCAGGCCGATCTGGTTTCCATCAACGTTACGCTGGCCGAGAGCGACCAGAATCTTCAGGAAGTAGTCGTAAAAGAAACCGGGCTGAAGAGCCGCATCGACCGGCTGGGTGCCACAACAGCCATTACCGCCGACAACATTGCTAAATTGCCCGTCTTTAACCGGAGTTTCACGAACCTGATCGCGCTCTCCCCCTCAGTAACGGCATCAGCGTGGGCGGCCAGCTTCCATCATCGACCAACTACCTGA
- a CDS encoding alkaline phosphatase D family protein — MKNLILLSLCASFLFSGCRTSQSNSAAPPKRASVIAFGSCSDQKRPQPLWDDIVAQKPDVWIWLGDNIYGDSENMDTLTAKYARQKANPVYGQLRQSASVIGIWDDHDYGVNDGGKEYPRRRESQQLMLDFLDEPANSPLRSQEGAYSSHVYGPVGQRVKVILLDGRYFRDPLKKEGKVNVPDPSGDILGEAQWQWLEQQLTNSDADVHIIGCGIQFIPEEHPYEKWANFPTARQRLMNLLGKTKPKGAILISGDRHIAEISRESVPGLGYDLFDITSSGLTHVSKPHDEPNRHRVGNMITKLNYGLITINWQQKPLTATVRINGDEQATYLTQEIRF; from the coding sequence ATGAAGAACCTTATTCTGCTCAGTTTGTGCGCATCTTTTCTATTTTCCGGTTGTCGAACTTCGCAATCCAATTCAGCGGCCCCACCAAAGCGGGCGTCTGTTATTGCGTTTGGGTCGTGCAGCGATCAGAAACGCCCACAGCCGCTCTGGGACGATATTGTAGCCCAAAAACCCGACGTCTGGATTTGGCTGGGCGACAACATTTATGGCGATTCAGAAAACATGGATACGCTGACCGCCAAGTATGCCCGGCAAAAAGCCAACCCCGTATATGGGCAACTGCGCCAGTCGGCCTCGGTCATTGGCATCTGGGACGACCACGATTACGGCGTTAACGACGGCGGCAAAGAGTATCCGCGCCGACGGGAGAGCCAGCAGTTGATGCTCGATTTTCTGGACGAACCGGCCAACAGCCCGCTTCGCAGCCAGGAGGGTGCTTACTCGTCGCATGTGTATGGGCCTGTAGGTCAGCGCGTAAAGGTAATTTTGCTGGATGGCCGGTATTTTCGCGACCCGCTGAAGAAAGAGGGTAAAGTCAACGTACCTGACCCATCGGGCGATATTCTCGGCGAAGCACAGTGGCAGTGGCTCGAACAACAGTTAACCAACTCCGATGCCGACGTTCACATTATCGGCTGCGGCATTCAGTTTATACCCGAAGAACACCCCTACGAAAAGTGGGCTAACTTTCCGACCGCCCGCCAGCGGCTAATGAACCTCCTGGGCAAAACCAAACCGAAAGGAGCAATACTTATCAGTGGTGACCGTCATATTGCCGAAATTTCCCGCGAAAGCGTACCAGGATTAGGGTATGACCTGTTCGACATTACGAGCAGCGGCCTGACCCACGTGTCCAAACCGCACGACGAGCCGAACCGGCACCGGGTGGGCAACATGATAACCAAACTAAACTACGGCCTGATTACGATAAACTGGCAGCAAAAACCGTTGACAGCCACCGTCCGCATCAACGGCGACGAACAGGCCACCTACCTGACCCAGGAAATCAGGTTCTAA
- a CDS encoding NADP-dependent isocitrate dehydrogenase, giving the protein MNKTPITVAYGDGIGPEIMQATLDILTAGGAQLDIETIEIGEKVYLSGNSAGIAPEAWESLRRTKVFLKAPITTPQGGGFKSLNVTTRKVLGLYANVRPCVAYAPFVSTKHPKMDVVIVRENEEDLYAGIEHQQTPEVVQCLKLISRPGTEKIVRYAFEYARAYGRKKVTCFTKDNIMKQTDGLFHKVFDEVAKEYPDIENEHWIVDIGAAKLADTPEAFDVIVMPNLYGDILSDVAAQIAGSVGLAGSSNIGQEVAMFEAIHGSAPRRAGQNLANPSGLLLGSIMMLVHIGQSEVAERVHNAWLKTLEDGIHTYDIYDEAVSTEKVGTKEFAQAVIARMGQKPSTLTPVSYAQAKDVNFNTTPTPQAPVKIDTVGVDIFLRCDDRDPNKLGEALKDYTAGNMHLSMITNRGVKVWPNGFAETFCTDHWRCRFKSDDLAPSTYQDIIQLQQAVTEAGYEIIKTENLCTFDGQPVFSAGQGA; this is encoded by the coding sequence ATGAACAAAACACCCATTACAGTCGCTTACGGGGACGGTATCGGTCCCGAAATTATGCAGGCCACGCTCGACATTCTGACGGCGGGCGGGGCGCAACTCGACATCGAAACCATCGAAATTGGTGAGAAAGTCTATCTCAGCGGCAACTCGGCGGGTATTGCACCCGAAGCCTGGGAATCGCTGCGCCGGACAAAGGTGTTCCTGAAAGCACCCATCACCACGCCCCAGGGTGGGGGCTTCAAGAGCCTGAACGTTACAACCCGGAAAGTGCTGGGTCTTTATGCCAACGTGCGGCCCTGCGTGGCCTACGCGCCCTTCGTAAGCACCAAGCACCCCAAAATGGACGTGGTGATTGTGCGCGAAAACGAAGAAGACCTCTATGCCGGTATCGAACACCAGCAAACACCCGAAGTAGTGCAGTGCCTGAAGCTGATTTCGCGGCCCGGCACCGAAAAAATCGTTCGCTATGCGTTTGAATACGCTCGTGCGTATGGCCGTAAAAAAGTGACCTGCTTCACCAAAGACAATATCATGAAGCAGACCGACGGCCTGTTTCACAAGGTATTCGATGAAGTAGCGAAAGAGTATCCCGACATCGAAAATGAACACTGGATTGTGGACATCGGTGCGGCCAAACTCGCCGACACGCCCGAAGCCTTCGACGTAATAGTGATGCCAAACCTTTACGGCGATATTCTGTCTGACGTAGCGGCTCAGATTGCCGGGTCGGTGGGTCTGGCCGGAAGCTCGAACATTGGGCAGGAGGTCGCTATGTTCGAGGCTATTCACGGGTCGGCACCGCGCCGGGCAGGGCAAAACTTAGCCAACCCATCGGGGCTGCTGCTGGGGTCGATTATGATGCTCGTACACATCGGACAGAGCGAAGTTGCCGAGCGCGTGCATAATGCCTGGCTCAAAACGCTCGAAGATGGCATACATACGTATGATATTTACGATGAGGCTGTTAGCACCGAAAAAGTAGGCACCAAAGAGTTTGCACAGGCCGTTATTGCCCGGATGGGTCAGAAGCCTTCAACACTGACGCCAGTGAGCTACGCACAGGCAAAAGACGTGAACTTTAACACAACGCCAACGCCACAGGCACCCGTAAAAATCGATACGGTAGGCGTAGATATTTTCCTGCGCTGCGACGACCGCGACCCCAACAAATTAGGCGAGGCTCTGAAAGATTACACGGCAGGCAATATGCACCTGAGCATGATTACCAACCGGGGCGTGAAAGTATGGCCGAACGGTTTCGCCGAAACGTTCTGCACCGACCACTGGCGTTGCCGCTTCAAATCGGATGATCTGGCACCATCGACGTATCAGGATATCATTCAGTTGCAACAGGCCGTAACGGAAGCTGGCTACGAGATTATCAAAACCGAAAACCTTTGTACGTTCGACGGTCAGCCGGTTTTCTCGGCGGGTCAGGGTGCCTAA
- a CDS encoding response regulator transcription factor, giving the protein MKILVVEDEPKLASFVRKGLEEQSCEVDLAYDGQTGRVMALQNSYDVIILDVNLPRMNGFEVVQSLRRAQIGTPVLMLTALGSVEDKLTGFDAGADDYLVKPFEFRELLARLRALSKRNSDNGVQTTILKVADLELDLGEKVARRNGKRIELTAKEFGLLEYLMRNRGRVVSRVDIAEKVWDIHFDTGTNVIDVYVNFLRKKIDRDYPQKLIHTVIGMGYMLKEE; this is encoded by the coding sequence ATGAAGATTTTAGTAGTAGAAGACGAACCGAAACTGGCCTCATTCGTGCGAAAAGGGCTGGAAGAACAATCATGCGAAGTTGATCTGGCTTACGATGGGCAGACTGGGCGAGTTATGGCACTCCAGAATTCGTATGACGTGATTATATTGGATGTGAACCTGCCCCGAATGAACGGCTTTGAGGTGGTTCAGTCTCTTCGACGGGCGCAAATTGGCACTCCTGTTCTCATGCTGACCGCGTTGGGTTCGGTTGAGGACAAACTGACGGGTTTTGATGCCGGTGCCGATGATTATCTGGTAAAACCTTTTGAGTTTCGGGAATTACTGGCCCGTTTGCGTGCGCTTTCCAAACGAAACAGCGACAACGGTGTGCAAACCACTATACTGAAAGTTGCCGACCTTGAGTTGGATTTAGGCGAGAAAGTAGCCCGGCGCAACGGAAAACGTATTGAGTTGACGGCCAAAGAGTTCGGCCTGCTTGAGTACCTTATGCGTAATCGGGGTCGGGTGGTATCACGAGTTGATATTGCGGAGAAAGTCTGGGACATTCACTTCGATACCGGCACCAACGTAATTGATGTTTATGTGAATTTCCTTCGCAAAAAAATCGACAGAGATTACCCGCAAAAACTCATTCATACCGTAATTGGCATGGGATATATGCTAAAAGAAGAATGA
- a CDS encoding Crp/Fnr family transcriptional regulator, which produces MTTDILTDYLITQSPKACLRKRLERGDYIYKPGDDAPYVYLLEKGVVKIGSLGPLGERVVYDVLRPGEVFGDLDYLDEVEFFEFAQAATSLSIVVVQLSFFRHIIIHDPVVAEWFNETIVRRWYKAEMRLLHRAHETVENRLYRLKEQHIQVVKDADGLAHQVLQLLSHQEIADLVGATRQTVSKKLRRMPV; this is translated from the coding sequence ATGACCACCGACATACTGACCGATTACCTCATCACCCAATCGCCGAAGGCTTGTTTGCGAAAGCGGCTGGAACGGGGCGATTACATCTATAAACCCGGCGACGACGCTCCCTACGTTTATTTGCTGGAGAAAGGTGTCGTTAAAATTGGAAGTCTGGGACCATTAGGCGAACGGGTAGTTTACGACGTTTTACGACCCGGTGAAGTATTCGGTGATCTGGATTATTTAGACGAGGTCGAGTTTTTTGAGTTTGCGCAGGCCGCTACGAGCCTTTCTATCGTGGTGGTTCAGTTGTCGTTTTTTCGCCACATCATCATCCATGATCCGGTAGTGGCCGAGTGGTTCAACGAAACGATTGTCAGGCGTTGGTACAAAGCCGAAATGCGGCTTCTGCACCGGGCGCACGAAACCGTGGAGAACCGGCTCTATCGGCTGAAAGAACAACATATTCAGGTGGTGAAAGATGCCGATGGACTGGCGCATCAGGTACTTCAATTACTATCGCATCAGGAAATAGCCGATCTGGTTGGTGCAACCCGCCAAACAGTTTCCAAAAAACTGAGACGTATGCCGGTCTGA